The Magnolia sinica isolate HGM2019 chromosome 10, MsV1, whole genome shotgun sequence genome includes a window with the following:
- the LOC131217138 gene encoding DNA-dependent metalloprotease WSS1-like isoform X1 yields the protein MDLNDLNKVWEIKALKKPGEDEALKILQRIAKQVQPIMKKHRWTVKILSEFCPANPSLLGLNVNGGAQVKLRLRKHNREWEFFPYEQVLDTMLHELCHNVHGPHNALFYKLWDDIRKECDELIAKGITGTGQGFDTLGRRVGGFSRQPPLSSLRESALAAAEKRARLGTLLPSGPKRLGGDSNIMAALSPIQAAAMAAERRMQDDLWCGSVSSGTSSAVENETGIPGVMTPRGLAAGSKDSIVVVSDTDVICLDDDGVCSSKVGSDSKDGSMSSSTSGSIRSHRATDGIEDKANWECNMCTLLNQPLVLICEACGTQKPKDVGTKFKIWSCKFCTLENSVKLDKCSACGQWRYSFGAPVSTRGPHLGT from the exons ATGGATCTCAACGATCTCAACAAGGTATGGGAAATCAAGGCCCTGAAGAAACCCGGGGAGGACGAGGCCCTGAAGATCCTGCAGCGAATAGCCAAACAGGTGCAGCCCATCATGAAGAAGCAcagatggacggtcaagatcctCTCCGAGTTCTG cCCTGCCAATCCTTCGCTGCTGGGGCTAAACGTGAACGGGGGTGCGCAGGTTAAGCTGAGGCTTCGGAAGCATAACAGAGAGTGGGAATTCTTCCCGTACGAGCAGGTTCTCGATACGATGCTGCACGAGCTCTGCCACAACGTCCATGGCCCCCACAACGCCCTTTTCTACAAGCTCTGGGACGATATccgaaag GAATGTGACGAGTTGATCGCGAAGGGAATTACTGGTACCGGTCAGGGATTCGATACTCTCGGCAGACGTGTGGGCGGTTTTTCTCGTCAACCTCCACTGTCATCTCTTCGGGAATCTGCATTAGCTGCTGCAGAGAAAAGGGCCCGGCTGGGAACTCTACTCCCATCCGGACCAAAGCGCCTTGGTGGTGATAGCAATATAATGGCTGCACTTAGCCCCATTCAAGCTGCTGCAATGGCTGCAGAGAGGAGAATGCAGGATGATCTGTGGTGTGGATCTGTATCTTCTGGCACTTCTAGTGCAGTAGAAAATGAAACTGGCATTCCTGGAGTGATGACACCTAGGGGATTGGCTGCAGGCTCAAAAGATTCCATTGTTGTTGTAAGTGATACAGATGTGATATGCCTGGATGATGACGGTGTATGTTCCTCAAAGGTTGGCTCAGATTCCAAGGATGGATCAATGAGCTCTTCAACTTCTGGCTCCATTCGTAGTCATCGTGCAACAGATGGTATAGAGGATAAAGCCAATTGGGAATGCAACATGTGCACCCTATTGAATCAG CCATTAGTTCTGATCTGCGAAGCTTGTGGCACCCAAAAGCCCAAAGATGTTGGGACAAAGTTCAAGATATGGTCTTGCAAATTCTGCACCCTAGAGAACAGCGTGAAGCTAGACAAATGTTCAGCTTGTGGGCAGTGGAGATATTCGTTCGGTGCACCAGTATCCACCCGTGGGCCGCACCTCGGAACTTGA
- the LOC131217138 gene encoding DNA-dependent metalloprotease WSS1-like isoform X2, producing MDLNDLNKVWEIKALKKPGEDEALKILQRIAKQVQPIMKKHRWTVKILSEFCPANPSLLGLNVNGGAQVKLRLRKHNREWEFFPYEQVLDTMLHELCHNVHGPHNALFYKLWDDIRKECDELIAKGITGTGQGFDTLGRRVGGFSRQPPLSSLRESALAAAEKRARLGTLLPSGPKRLGGDSNIMAALSPIQAAAMAAERRMQDDLWCGSVSSGTSSAVENETGIPGVMTPRGLAAGSKDSIVVVSDTDVICLDDDGVCSSKVGSDSKDGSMSSSTSGSIRSHRATDGIEDKANWECNMCTLLNQYAVYMEAALGVLRARFPKLEADKIFW from the exons ATGGATCTCAACGATCTCAACAAGGTATGGGAAATCAAGGCCCTGAAGAAACCCGGGGAGGACGAGGCCCTGAAGATCCTGCAGCGAATAGCCAAACAGGTGCAGCCCATCATGAAGAAGCAcagatggacggtcaagatcctCTCCGAGTTCTG cCCTGCCAATCCTTCGCTGCTGGGGCTAAACGTGAACGGGGGTGCGCAGGTTAAGCTGAGGCTTCGGAAGCATAACAGAGAGTGGGAATTCTTCCCGTACGAGCAGGTTCTCGATACGATGCTGCACGAGCTCTGCCACAACGTCCATGGCCCCCACAACGCCCTTTTCTACAAGCTCTGGGACGATATccgaaag GAATGTGACGAGTTGATCGCGAAGGGAATTACTGGTACCGGTCAGGGATTCGATACTCTCGGCAGACGTGTGGGCGGTTTTTCTCGTCAACCTCCACTGTCATCTCTTCGGGAATCTGCATTAGCTGCTGCAGAGAAAAGGGCCCGGCTGGGAACTCTACTCCCATCCGGACCAAAGCGCCTTGGTGGTGATAGCAATATAATGGCTGCACTTAGCCCCATTCAAGCTGCTGCAATGGCTGCAGAGAGGAGAATGCAGGATGATCTGTGGTGTGGATCTGTATCTTCTGGCACTTCTAGTGCAGTAGAAAATGAAACTGGCATTCCTGGAGTGATGACACCTAGGGGATTGGCTGCAGGCTCAAAAGATTCCATTGTTGTTGTAAGTGATACAGATGTGATATGCCTGGATGATGACGGTGTATGTTCCTCAAAGGTTGGCTCAGATTCCAAGGATGGATCAATGAGCTCTTCAACTTCTGGCTCCATTCGTAGTCATCGTGCAACAGATGGTATAGAGGATAAAGCCAATTGGGAATGCAACATGTGCACCCTATTGAATCAG TATGCTGTTTACATGGAGGCGGCATTAGGCGTATTAAGAGCGCGTTTCCCCAAATTGGAAGCAGATAAGATATTTTGGTGA